Proteins from a genomic interval of Ferrovibrio terrae:
- a CDS encoding HpcH/HpaI aldolase/citrate lyase family protein, with protein sequence MIRSLFFAPANRHDLLTKFPRFRADCYAIDLEDGTPEGDKDSARARLDEAVRMLRGVSLQGRLYVRVNEASSKHYIRDIEAAVLCDIDGLIVPKLESRDQLFPVDHAITRAEAAQTGRRRIEIMAGIESMRGVIDAVALCAAHPRITSAFFGAEDFASDIGARRTRTGDEVLYARSQVVLAAKAARIIAIDQAVVEIRDDEQFRRDAEKGRDLGYEGKICVVPRQVELSNEIYAPTADEIAHARELVAVYQDAMQRGIGTIDFKGHMIDGPLLKRAEAVLELARQLEARA encoded by the coding sequence ATGATCCGCAGTCTGTTCTTCGCGCCGGCCAACCGGCATGACCTGCTGACCAAATTCCCCCGCTTCCGGGCCGACTGCTATGCGATCGATCTCGAGGATGGCACCCCGGAGGGCGACAAGGACTCTGCGCGTGCCCGCCTGGACGAGGCCGTGCGCATGCTGCGCGGCGTCAGCCTGCAGGGCCGGCTCTATGTGCGCGTCAACGAGGCATCGTCGAAGCATTACATCCGCGACATCGAAGCCGCCGTGCTGTGCGATATCGACGGCCTGATCGTCCCGAAACTGGAAAGCCGCGACCAGCTCTTCCCGGTCGATCATGCGATCACCCGCGCCGAAGCAGCTCAGACGGGCCGGCGTCGTATCGAGATCATGGCCGGCATCGAATCGATGCGCGGCGTGATCGACGCTGTGGCTCTGTGCGCGGCGCATCCGCGCATCACTTCGGCCTTCTTTGGCGCCGAGGATTTCGCCTCCGATATCGGTGCGCGGCGCACCCGTACTGGCGATGAAGTGCTGTATGCCCGCTCGCAGGTTGTGCTGGCCGCCAAGGCGGCGCGCATCATCGCCATTGACCAGGCCGTGGTGGAAATCCGCGACGACGAGCAGTTCCGCCGCGACGCCGAAAAGGGCCGTGATCTTGGATATGAAGGCAAGATCTGCGTGGTGCCGCGTCAGGTCGAACTCAGCAACGAGATCTATGCACCTACTGCGGACGAAATCGCCCATGCCCGCGAACTGGTTGCCGTTTATCAGGATGCCATGCAGCGCGGCATCGGCACCATCGACTTCAAGGGCCACATGATCGACGGTCCCCTGCTCAAGCGCGCTGAAGCAGTGCTTGAACTGGCACGCCAGCTCGAGGCGAGGGCCTGA
- a CDS encoding acetyl-CoA hydrolase/transferase family protein, which produces MQELQADGLDLKGIVRAGDTILWGQACGEPQTLTEALMAQRAGLGGVNVFLGSGFSSTLKPEYADHLRFVGIGAAGTHRRLTKAGVLDVLPCHVSKMEGYVTDGVIPCDIAFVQVAPADENGHYSLGLISDYIRAAVRRARVVVAEVNARVPQVPCAEPLTAADIDYVIHTDRALVELAPAAITDLDRAIAGFAQGYIPERATLQVGIGAVPEAVMANLRNHRDLSIHSGMLGDSAADLVECGAVTNAYKEIDPGVMVTGALIGTRRLYDFCHRNKGVRMHPLSHTHNIAMLSRLSRFISLNSAIEVDLTGQVNAESINGQYLGAVGGQVDYVRAATASVGGRSMIALPSTAQNGAVSRIVMSLSGPVTTARSDADVIVTEYGAADLRGKPLSQRMKAMIAIAHPAQRENLERAAHAAAKEVA; this is translated from the coding sequence ATGCAGGAATTGCAGGCCGACGGGCTCGACCTCAAAGGCATTGTCCGTGCCGGCGACACCATCCTGTGGGGCCAGGCCTGTGGTGAACCGCAGACTCTGACCGAAGCGCTGATGGCGCAGCGCGCCGGACTTGGCGGCGTGAACGTCTTTCTGGGATCTGGCTTTTCCAGCACGCTGAAACCGGAATATGCCGATCACCTCCGCTTTGTCGGCATCGGAGCTGCCGGCACGCATCGTCGCCTGACCAAGGCCGGCGTGCTCGATGTACTGCCCTGCCATGTGTCCAAGATGGAAGGTTACGTCACCGACGGCGTGATCCCCTGCGATATCGCCTTCGTTCAGGTGGCGCCCGCCGATGAAAATGGCCATTACAGCCTCGGCCTGATCAGCGACTATATTCGCGCAGCCGTCCGTCGTGCCCGCGTGGTAGTGGCGGAGGTGAATGCCCGGGTGCCGCAGGTGCCCTGTGCCGAACCGCTCACGGCTGCCGATATCGACTACGTTATCCATACCGACCGCGCACTGGTCGAACTGGCGCCGGCGGCGATCACCGATCTCGACCGAGCCATCGCCGGTTTTGCTCAAGGCTATATCCCCGAACGGGCCACATTGCAGGTTGGCATCGGCGCGGTGCCCGAGGCGGTGATGGCCAATCTGCGCAATCACCGCGATCTCAGCATCCATTCCGGCATGCTGGGAGACAGCGCCGCCGATCTGGTGGAGTGCGGCGCTGTCACCAATGCCTATAAGGAAATCGACCCCGGCGTGATGGTGACCGGCGCGCTGATCGGCACCCGCCGCCTGTATGATTTCTGCCATCGCAACAAAGGCGTGCGGATGCATCCGCTTTCGCATACGCACAACATTGCCATGCTGTCGCGGCTGTCACGGTTCATCTCGCTCAACTCCGCCATCGAGGTCGATCTGACCGGGCAGGTCAATGCGGAAAGCATCAATGGTCAGTATCTGGGCGCCGTTGGCGGACAGGTCGATTATGTGCGCGCCGCCACGGCGTCAGTCGGCGGCCGTTCTATGATTGCTCTGCCCAGCACGGCGCAAAACGGCGCGGTCAGCCGCATCGTCATGTCGCTCTCCGGCCCGGTCACCACGGCGCGCAGCGATGCCGACGTGATCGTGACCGAATACGGTGCCGCCGACCTGCGCGGCAAACCGCTGAGTCAGCGCATGAAAGCCATGATCGCGATTGCGCATCCGGCGCAGCGTGAAAACCTGGAACGCGCCGCACATGCCGCGGCGAAGGAAGTTGCATGA
- a CDS encoding CaiB/BaiF CoA transferase family protein, with protein MTTSKTAARKTGPLAGIRILDLTSVLMGPYCTQIMADLGADVIKVESPDGDTSRYVGPTRTPGRSGMFANLNRGKRGIVLDLRKPEGLAVCLRLAQKSDVVLHSMRKPAIEKLKLDYAAVSAVNPDVVYASLYGYGKDGRYSGKPAYDDTIQAISGLAMLQAEINPEPQYVTTVVGDKVCALSAAYAIIAALLHRQRGGGGQEIEIPMFEVMTSFLLVEHIAGAAYDPPMGRPVYERTVTPYRRPYKTRDGYLSVLVYNDKQWTRFAELIDRPDLAADPRFRSQAARSQNMAAFCTMVAEILAGRTSVEWIALLERAEIPVARLNTTQDLYTDPHLADVGFFKSIDDPHDGTLRLPDYPVRFSQTPGHFERGGPMLGEHTAEVLHELGMDDAELEGLENRGAIRRWQGKAGA; from the coding sequence ATGACCACCAGTAAGACCGCGGCGCGCAAGACCGGTCCGCTCGCCGGCATCCGGATTCTCGATCTTACCTCGGTGCTGATGGGGCCGTACTGCACCCAGATCATGGCCGATCTCGGCGCCGACGTGATCAAGGTCGAAAGCCCGGATGGCGATACCTCCCGCTATGTCGGCCCCACCCGGACACCGGGCCGTTCCGGCATGTTCGCCAACCTCAATCGCGGCAAGCGCGGTATCGTACTCGATTTGCGCAAGCCGGAGGGCCTGGCGGTCTGCCTGCGCCTGGCCCAGAAATCCGATGTCGTGCTGCACTCCATGCGCAAGCCGGCGATTGAAAAACTGAAGCTGGATTATGCGGCGGTGTCCGCGGTCAATCCGGATGTGGTCTATGCCAGCCTGTACGGCTACGGCAAGGATGGCCGCTACTCCGGCAAACCGGCCTACGACGACACGATCCAGGCCATCAGCGGTCTTGCCATGTTGCAGGCCGAGATCAATCCCGAGCCGCAATACGTCACCACAGTGGTTGGCGACAAGGTCTGCGCGCTGAGTGCGGCCTATGCGATCATAGCTGCGCTGCTGCATCGCCAACGTGGTGGCGGAGGCCAGGAAATCGAGATTCCGATGTTCGAGGTGATGACCTCGTTCCTGCTGGTCGAGCATATTGCCGGCGCGGCCTACGACCCGCCGATGGGACGGCCGGTCTACGAACGCACTGTCACGCCCTATCGCCGGCCCTACAAGACACGCGACGGTTATCTCTCAGTGCTGGTCTATAATGACAAACAGTGGACGCGGTTTGCCGAACTGATCGACCGGCCGGATCTGGCGGCCGATCCACGCTTCCGCAGCCAGGCGGCGCGGAGCCAGAACATGGCGGCTTTCTGCACCATGGTGGCGGAAATCCTGGCCGGCCGGACCTCGGTGGAGTGGATCGCTCTGCTGGAACGTGCCGAAATTCCGGTCGCCCGCCTCAATACTACCCAGGATCTCTACACCGATCCGCACCTGGCCGATGTCGGTTTCTTCAAGTCCATCGACGATCCGCATGACGGGACGCTGCGTCTGCCGGACTATCCGGTCCGCTTCTCGCAGACGCCGGGCCATTTCGAGCGCGGCGGGCCGATGCTGGGCGAACATACGGCCGAAGTGCTGCACGAACTCGGCATGGATGATGCCGAGTTGGAAGGACTGGAAAACCGTGGCGCCATCCGGCGCTGGCAGGGGAAGGCCGGAGCATGA
- a CDS encoding enoyl-CoA hydratase/isomerase family protein, protein MSEDILFDRRGAVAVITINRPEQRNAISSGVRRGLRDAFECFEADESAHVAILTGTGEKAFCAGMDLKEAADTMLGVPPRDFLPIIGDTVQVTKPVIAAVNGVAYAGGWLLTQMCDLCIAAEHATFAITEGKVGRGMPWAAPLGHIIPQRLMMELLLTGDPIDARRGYEIGFVNRVVPAADLMPAAMAMAEKIAANAPLTVRAARELVYLSTEMGRSAALRAGYHLFERVYRSEDAQEGPRAFKEKRKPQWRGR, encoded by the coding sequence ATGAGCGAAGATATCCTGTTTGACCGCCGCGGTGCCGTCGCGGTCATCACCATCAACCGGCCGGAGCAGCGCAACGCGATCAGTTCGGGCGTTCGCCGTGGCCTGCGCGATGCCTTCGAATGTTTCGAGGCAGACGAATCCGCGCATGTCGCCATTCTGACCGGCACTGGTGAAAAGGCCTTCTGTGCCGGCATGGACCTGAAGGAGGCGGCCGATACCATGCTCGGCGTGCCGCCGCGCGATTTCCTGCCGATCATCGGTGATACCGTTCAGGTGACCAAGCCGGTGATTGCCGCGGTGAACGGTGTTGCCTATGCCGGCGGCTGGCTGCTGACGCAGATGTGTGATCTGTGCATCGCTGCCGAGCATGCCACTTTCGCGATCACCGAGGGCAAGGTCGGCCGGGGCATGCCCTGGGCGGCGCCACTCGGCCATATCATTCCGCAGCGGCTGATGATGGAATTGCTGCTGACCGGTGATCCGATCGATGCCCGGCGTGGCTATGAAATCGGCTTCGTCAACCGCGTGGTGCCGGCTGCGGATCTGATGCCGGCCGCCATGGCGATGGCGGAGAAGATCGCCGCCAATGCGCCGCTGACCGTGCGCGCCGCGCGGGAACTCGTCTATCTTTCGACTGAGATGGGCCGTTCCGCCGCCCTGCGTGCAGGTTATCATTTGTTCGAACGGGTCTACCGCAGTGAAGATGCGCAGGAAGGTCCGCGCGCATTCAAGGAAAAACGCAAGCCACAATGGCGCGGCCGGTGA
- a CDS encoding TRAP transporter small permease — MQMLDRLTAGVEKAFLYLTGLGLMAIMLVIVVDVVMRYLFSAPLSWSYDLIGMYLVTLVFFLALADTFRRGGHIKVDLFESLRGNRLFAVAEILCYCTALVFFALILKQMIESGVDGMLAGDVVDGAIPWPTWPPYLMAALGVALLMIRVTLNTIRRIAALAAGRVYEQEGGNHLHVEHVE, encoded by the coding sequence ATGCAGATGCTGGACAGATTGACGGCGGGTGTTGAAAAAGCATTCCTGTACCTGACCGGTCTTGGGTTGATGGCGATCATGCTGGTGATCGTGGTCGATGTAGTGATGCGCTATCTGTTCTCTGCACCGCTGAGCTGGTCCTACGATCTGATCGGAATGTATCTCGTCACGTTGGTTTTCTTCCTCGCGCTGGCCGACACTTTCCGGCGTGGCGGCCACATCAAGGTCGACCTGTTCGAGAGCCTGCGCGGCAATCGCCTGTTCGCCGTCGCCGAAATACTCTGCTACTGCACCGCGCTGGTCTTCTTCGCGCTGATCCTGAAGCAGATGATTGAGAGCGGCGTGGACGGGATGCTCGCCGGCGACGTGGTCGACGGCGCCATCCCATGGCCAACCTGGCCACCCTATCTGATGGCGGCGCTGGGCGTTGCCCTGCTGATGATCCGTGTCACGCTGAACACCATTCGCCGCATCGCCGCACTCGCTGCCGGCCGCGTTTATGAACAAGAAGGTGGCAACCACCTGCATGTGGAGCATGTGGAATGA
- a CDS encoding TRAP transporter large permease, which translates to MIVAAGLIMLLLLLLFGMPVAFALGVAGVVGLYLKGGLAMVLGVLNTTPISGTSSYELITVPMFMLMAEFIIVSRIADELFDSAKVWLGRTPAGLAISTALAGAGFGAISGSSTASAATLSGTSIPAMIRYKYDPRLASGVVAISGTLAMLIPPSIAIVLYGLIAQVSISKLLIAGIIPGLLVTLVIILTVLVLAAINPSHAPAGSSYTMREKLASLRVVGPMLALIMLVTGCIYLGIATPTEAASLGAFGAMVIAMIRRRLTWATLWQALFSASRTTCMIILIIICAQIFGYYFTLTGFTQGLVSYVGGLDVSRWVIFLLIILIYLALGCIMDQIAILFLTVPVVLPVVTALGFDPIWFGIIIIITAEVGLVTPPVGLNVFVVSAYSKIPVKDIFIGVTPHVIAHMFVILILAMFPALVTWLPSTVLQ; encoded by the coding sequence ATGATTGTCGCGGCCGGACTGATCATGCTGCTGCTGCTACTGCTCTTCGGCATGCCGGTGGCGTTTGCACTGGGCGTCGCGGGTGTTGTCGGGCTCTACCTCAAGGGTGGCCTCGCCATGGTGCTCGGTGTTCTGAACACCACGCCGATTTCCGGCACATCGTCGTATGAACTGATTACCGTTCCGATGTTCATGTTGATGGCGGAATTCATCATCGTGAGCCGCATCGCCGATGAACTGTTCGACAGCGCCAAGGTCTGGCTCGGTCGCACGCCGGCCGGCCTGGCGATTTCCACCGCGCTGGCCGGTGCCGGTTTCGGGGCGATCTCGGGCTCCTCCACGGCATCCGCCGCTACTCTCTCAGGGACCAGCATTCCGGCAATGATCCGCTACAAATACGATCCGCGTCTCGCCTCGGGCGTGGTGGCGATCTCCGGCACCCTGGCGATGCTGATCCCGCCCTCGATTGCCATCGTGCTGTACGGCCTGATCGCACAGGTCAGCATCAGCAAGCTGCTGATCGCGGGCATCATTCCTGGCCTTCTGGTCACACTGGTGATCATCCTGACCGTGCTGGTGCTGGCCGCGATCAATCCCTCGCATGCACCGGCTGGCTCGAGCTATACGATGCGCGAAAAACTCGCGTCTCTGCGCGTCGTCGGGCCGATGCTGGCGCTGATCATGCTGGTCACCGGTTGCATCTACCTGGGCATTGCCACGCCGACCGAAGCGGCGAGCCTGGGCGCCTTCGGCGCCATGGTGATCGCGATGATCCGCCGCCGGCTGACCTGGGCGACGCTGTGGCAGGCCCTGTTCAGTGCCTCGCGTACCACCTGCATGATCATCCTGATCATCATCTGTGCGCAGATCTTCGGGTATTACTTCACCCTGACGGGCTTCACCCAGGGCCTGGTCAGCTATGTCGGTGGATTGGATGTGTCGCGCTGGGTGATATTCCTGCTGATCATCCTGATCTACCTCGCGCTGGGCTGCATCATGGACCAGATCGCCATCCTGTTCCTGACCGTGCCGGTTGTGCTTCCGGTGGTGACCGCGCTGGGCTTCGACCCCATCTGGTTCGGCATCATCATCATCATCACCGCAGAGGTCGGCCTGGTGACGCCACCTGTCGGGCTCAACGTTTTCGTGGTCTCGGCCTATTCCAAGATTCCGGTGAAGGATATCTTCATCGGGGTGACGCCGCATGTGATTGCACATATGTTTGTCATCTTGATCCTGGCGATGTTCCCCGCCCTGGTAACGTGGCTGCCGTCAACCGTGCTGCAATAG
- a CDS encoding MFS transporter has product MSESGSGAAGQDNSRLALLALTIAFGFIFVSRGVADSWMVFLLPVEQEFGVSRQQTAGVYSTYMLSTGLSAPLAGLMLRRFGARLNYALGVLLIGCAMLLAAQAHVIAELYIYVGVLASMGISAIGIVPASALIGHWYRHRMSVAMGAAYAGLGSGSLLMVPLAQWSIEWQGWRGTYTTMGWSLAVLLLLTLILPWHRLHGTGRAQGASGDSAAGEAGITLRRALRRPEFIGLAVSFAFTGFSMYMVIVQVVPFLVDSGYAPLKAATAFGLAGMLSVFGVISTGWLSHRYGLRPIALLSFACTFTGIFCLLGLSFRNSELLLVCFVGIFGIAQGARGPVVATMSNRLFPGPSAAAIYGVIFACSNVGAGIGAWISGYLHDASDSYRPALLLAAAGIALAAAPFLLQRAFRSPTAVV; this is encoded by the coding sequence GTGAGTGAATCTGGATCAGGTGCAGCAGGGCAGGACAACAGTCGCCTCGCCCTGCTTGCCCTGACCATCGCCTTCGGCTTCATCTTCGTTTCCCGCGGCGTGGCCGACAGCTGGATGGTGTTCTTGCTGCCGGTCGAGCAGGAATTTGGTGTTTCTCGCCAGCAGACGGCGGGTGTTTATTCCACTTACATGCTCAGCACCGGTCTGAGCGCGCCGCTGGCGGGTCTGATGCTGCGCCGCTTCGGCGCGCGGCTCAATTATGCGCTCGGCGTGCTGCTGATTGGCTGCGCCATGCTGCTGGCTGCGCAGGCGCATGTCATTGCGGAACTCTATATATATGTCGGCGTGCTAGCCAGCATGGGTATCTCGGCGATCGGCATCGTTCCGGCATCGGCGCTGATTGGCCACTGGTATCGCCATCGCATGTCGGTTGCCATGGGCGCGGCCTATGCCGGGCTTGGCTCGGGTTCACTGCTGATGGTGCCGCTGGCACAATGGTCGATCGAATGGCAGGGTTGGCGCGGCACCTATACGACGATGGGCTGGAGTCTCGCGGTTCTGCTGCTGCTGACACTGATATTGCCATGGCATCGCCTGCATGGCACCGGAAGAGCGCAAGGTGCATCGGGCGACAGCGCCGCAGGCGAAGCCGGCATCACTCTGCGCCGAGCCCTGCGGCGGCCGGAATTCATCGGCCTCGCCGTCTCCTTCGCGTTCACCGGTTTCAGCATGTATATGGTGATCGTTCAGGTCGTGCCTTTCCTCGTCGACAGCGGCTATGCGCCGCTAAAGGCTGCCACCGCTTTCGGCCTTGCCGGCATGCTTTCGGTCTTCGGAGTGATATCCACCGGCTGGCTGTCGCATCGCTACGGCCTGCGCCCGATTGCGCTGCTGAGCTTTGCCTGCACCTTCACCGGAATCTTCTGCCTGCTGGGCCTAAGCTTTCGCAATTCCGAACTGCTGCTGGTCTGCTTCGTCGGAATTTTCGGCATCGCACAAGGCGCACGTGGACCGGTTGTGGCAACGATGTCGAACCGGCTGTTCCCTGGCCCGTCGGCGGCAGCAATCTATGGCGTGATCTTCGCCTGCAGTAATGTCGGCGCTGGCATCGGCGCGTGGATCTCCGGTTATCTTCACGACGCCAGCGACAGCTACCGTCCGGCGCTGCTGCTGGCGGCAGCGGGCATTGCTCTCGCCGCGGCGCCTTTCCTGCTGCAGCGCGCCTTCCGCTCGCCCACCGCCGTTGTCTGA
- a CDS encoding NUDIX hydrolase: MTAVIVTPRLAASLILLRDGARGLEVMMVERTGSASYAAGKFVFPGGTVDATDAGFAGTDAPDAALRVAAIREAYEECGLLVAETMPADSGQGQDFARLLQAGCRLAMQSLVPFAHWITPPHLPKRFDTHFFLAPAPLNQVAAADLREVVSAAWLQPGAVVAAAEAAELNLMFATYMNLRWLARFESVATALAAAQNRPIITVIPEPSDSPEGRVFLIPEAAAYGETAVLEHRFRRT; encoded by the coding sequence ATGACCGCAGTGATTGTCACACCGCGACTGGCCGCTTCGCTGATCCTGCTGCGCGACGGTGCCCGGGGCCTCGAAGTCATGATGGTGGAACGTACCGGCTCGGCCAGCTACGCCGCCGGTAAGTTCGTGTTTCCCGGCGGCACCGTGGATGCCACGGATGCCGGGTTCGCCGGTACGGATGCACCGGATGCGGCACTGCGCGTGGCTGCGATCCGTGAAGCCTACGAGGAATGCGGTCTGCTGGTGGCAGAAACGATGCCGGCCGACAGCGGACAGGGTCAGGATTTCGCCCGGCTTCTGCAGGCCGGGTGCAGGCTGGCAATGCAGTCGTTGGTGCCCTTCGCGCACTGGATCACCCCCCCGCATCTGCCCAAACGTTTCGACACGCATTTCTTCCTTGCGCCGGCACCGCTGAACCAGGTGGCGGCCGCGGATTTGCGTGAGGTGGTTTCGGCAGCCTGGCTGCAGCCGGGCGCGGTGGTCGCCGCGGCCGAGGCGGCCGAACTGAATCTGATGTTCGCGACCTATATGAACCTGCGCTGGCTGGCCCGCTTTGAGTCGGTGGCGACGGCGCTTGCGGCAGCGCAGAACCGACCCATCATAACCGTGATCCCCGAACCGTCAGACAGCCCGGAAGGCCGGGTCTTCCTGATTCCTGAAGCCGCCGCCTATGGCGAAACGGCCGTTCTCGAACACCGTTTCCGCCGCACCTGA
- a CDS encoding SDR family NAD(P)-dependent oxidoreductase: MTRKVLVSGGTSGIGAGIAQAFRDHGDSVIAVGLAGPELDTAAKDGAFRGITLKALDVSDQQAVDDLAGSLGDLDVLVNCAGMIRRMAEYEMATFLKVLDVNLSGTMRLCMACKPQLAARRGAIVNMASMLSFFGGPAVPAYSASKGGVMQLTKSLAVAWAKEGIRVNAVAPGWIATPLTQALQDDAARSQVILDRTPMARWGTPADVAKAVLFLASDKADFITGAILPVDGGYAAM, translated from the coding sequence ATGACGCGTAAGGTCTTGGTATCGGGTGGTACGAGTGGAATTGGGGCGGGTATCGCGCAGGCTTTCCGCGACCACGGTGACAGCGTGATTGCCGTCGGCCTTGCCGGGCCGGAACTGGACACAGCCGCAAAGGATGGAGCCTTTCGGGGCATAACCTTGAAGGCACTCGATGTCTCCGACCAGCAGGCCGTGGATGATTTGGCCGGATCCTTGGGCGACCTGGATGTTCTGGTCAATTGCGCGGGGATGATCCGTCGCATGGCGGAATACGAAATGGCGACCTTTCTCAAGGTGCTGGATGTCAACCTGTCCGGCACGATGCGTCTGTGCATGGCGTGCAAGCCGCAGCTGGCGGCACGGCGCGGTGCCATCGTGAACATGGCCTCCATGCTCAGCTTCTTCGGCGGTCCGGCAGTGCCGGCCTATTCGGCGAGCAAGGGCGGCGTGATGCAGTTGACCAAGTCGCTGGCCGTGGCCTGGGCCAAGGAAGGCATTCGGGTCAATGCTGTGGCGCCGGGCTGGATTGCCACACCGCTGACCCAGGCGCTGCAGGACGACGCGGCCCGCAGTCAGGTCATACTCGACCGTACGCCGATGGCACGCTGGGGCACTCCGGCCGATGTGGCGAAGGCCGTGCTTTTCCTGGCGTCTGATAAGGCTGATTTCATCACGGGCGCGATTCTGCCGGTCGATGGCGGCTATGCCGCAATGTAA
- a CDS encoding 2,4'-dihydroxyacetophenone dioxygenase family protein encodes MTDTSRMPYQLPFPPEAAAEIVISSPIPEDERVWVPQAENVWFRPLCLHASQGYWVNLLRVRRSGVLSRHRHPAPVHGHVLRGKWHYLEHDWVATTGSYVFEPPGETHTLVVPEDCPEMITLFHITGSMIYVDPWGKVTAYEDVFSKIEMCRKHYESCGLGGAYLDQFIR; translated from the coding sequence ATGACCGATACCAGCCGTATGCCCTACCAGCTGCCGTTTCCGCCCGAAGCGGCCGCCGAGATTGTGATTTCCTCACCCATCCCGGAGGATGAACGCGTCTGGGTGCCGCAGGCCGAGAATGTGTGGTTCCGGCCACTCTGCCTGCATGCGAGCCAGGGTTACTGGGTGAACCTGCTGCGCGTGCGTCGCTCCGGTGTACTCAGCCGCCATCGCCATCCGGCCCCGGTGCATGGCCATGTGCTGCGTGGCAAATGGCATTACCTGGAGCATGACTGGGTGGCGACGACCGGATCGTATGTTTTCGAGCCGCCGGGTGAAACCCACACGCTGGTGGTGCCGGAAGACTGCCCGGAGATGATTACCCTGTTCCACATCACCGGCTCGATGATCTACGTCGATCCCTGGGGCAAGGTGACGGCTTACGAGGATGTCTTCAGCAAGATCGAGATGTGTCGCAAGCATTATGAATCCTGCGGTCTTGGGGGCGCTTATCTGGACCAGTTCATTCGATAA